A window of the Comamonas sp. Y33R10-2 genome harbors these coding sequences:
- the livH gene encoding high-affinity branched-chain amino acid ABC transporter permease LivH, whose protein sequence is MSDFLPQLIQQLFNGLSLGAIYALIAIGYTMVYGIIGMINFAHGDIYMLGAYIGLVTLSAVGTQSGLPIWAIIGLMLVVSVFVTGVYGLVVEQVAYKPVRQSPRLVALISAIGMSIFLQNWVALGQGARDMAVPSLLPGAVNFHMGDFEVFIPYTRILIVAVTVVLMIALTLYIKHSRMGRASRACAQDMHMANLLGIDTNKVISFTFVLGAVLAAVGGVLIALAVGKLNPYIGFLAGIKAFTAAVLGGIGSIPGAMLGGVILGVAETFAAAYISSEYKDIVAFGLLVTILMFRPSGLLGKPEVEKV, encoded by the coding sequence ATGTCAGACTTTCTCCCTCAGCTGATACAACAGCTTTTCAACGGGCTCTCACTCGGAGCCATTTACGCTTTGATCGCCATTGGCTACACCATGGTCTACGGCATCATCGGCATGATCAATTTCGCCCACGGTGACATCTACATGCTCGGGGCCTATATCGGCCTCGTTACGCTTTCGGCAGTGGGCACGCAAAGCGGCCTGCCTATCTGGGCCATCATCGGCCTGATGCTGGTGGTCTCGGTCTTCGTCACCGGTGTCTATGGCCTGGTGGTCGAACAAGTCGCGTACAAGCCGGTTCGACAAAGCCCACGCCTTGTGGCGCTGATCTCGGCCATCGGCATGTCCATCTTTTTGCAAAACTGGGTGGCTTTGGGCCAAGGCGCACGCGACATGGCTGTGCCTTCGCTGCTGCCGGGTGCCGTCAACTTCCACATGGGTGATTTCGAGGTCTTCATCCCCTACACCCGCATACTCATCGTTGCCGTGACCGTGGTGCTGATGATTGCCCTGACCCTGTACATCAAGCATTCCCGCATGGGTCGTGCCTCGCGCGCCTGCGCCCAAGACATGCACATGGCCAACTTGCTGGGCATTGATACCAACAAAGTCATCTCCTTCACCTTTGTTCTGGGTGCCGTGCTGGCCGCTGTGGGCGGCGTATTGATTGCGCTGGCTGTGGGCAAACTCAACCCCTACATCGGCTTTTTGGCCGGCATCAAGGCCTTTACGGCAGCGGTGCTGGGCGGTATTGGCTCGATTCCCGGTGCCATGCTCGGCGGCGTGATTTTGGGAGTGGCAGAGACTTTTGCCGCAGCCTATATCTCGTCAGAGTACAAAGACATCGTGGCTTTTGGCCTGCTGGTCACCATCTTGATGTTCCGCCCCTCAGGCCTCTTGGGCAAACCTGAAGTGGAGAAAGTCTGA
- a CDS encoding SDR family NAD(P)-dependent oxidoreductase codes for MNKHLTILTGGSRGMGLAMGQQLLAQGYHVLSIARNSSSALQSSASKPEQLLQWEQDLAQSAAAAQRLSAWLATLKSSGWASITLINNAGVIPQIAALSQVSAADMINALRVGLEAPMALTSAFLAATQSWSIPRKVLNISSGLGRRAMASQAAYCTTKAGMDQFSSCVALEEAAKPNGARIVSLAPGVIDTDMQVQLRSAAATDFPDVARFAGLHTNGQLTSTNDAAARVLAWLDRADFGEQVIADVRQP; via the coding sequence ATGAACAAGCATCTGACAATTTTGACGGGCGGCTCCCGCGGCATGGGCCTAGCAATGGGGCAGCAACTTCTGGCTCAAGGCTATCACGTCTTAAGCATTGCTCGCAACAGCAGTTCTGCGCTACAGTCCAGCGCCAGCAAGCCTGAGCAGCTATTGCAATGGGAGCAAGACCTAGCCCAAAGCGCGGCAGCTGCGCAGCGCCTAAGCGCTTGGCTGGCTACGCTCAAAAGTAGTGGCTGGGCCAGCATTACCTTGATCAATAACGCGGGTGTGATTCCGCAAATTGCAGCGCTGTCCCAAGTCTCAGCCGCTGACATGATCAACGCCCTGCGCGTGGGCCTTGAAGCACCTATGGCACTAACCAGCGCTTTTCTGGCCGCCACACAAAGCTGGAGCATCCCGCGCAAAGTGCTCAACATTTCCTCAGGCCTTGGCCGCCGCGCCATGGCATCACAAGCTGCGTACTGCACCACCAAGGCAGGCATGGACCAGTTCAGCAGCTGCGTCGCGCTTGAAGAAGCTGCCAAGCCCAATGGAGCACGTATTGTGTCGTTAGCGCCGGGCGTGATTGATACTGACATGCAGGTGCAACTGCGCAGCGCAGCGGCTACCGACTTTCCTGATGTGGCGCGCTTTGCAGGCCTGCATACCAATGGGCAATTGACCTCTACAAACGATGCGGCCGCCCGCGTTCTGGCATGGCTTGATCGCGCCGATTTTGGCGAGCAAGTCATTGCCGATGTGCGTCAGCCCTGA
- a CDS encoding high-affinity branched-chain amino acid ABC transporter substrate-binding protein: MSTPFRLQAIVAALGLASAALVSTAANAQIKIALVIPTTGPVTQYGDMVKEGATTAVEMANAAGGIGGKKIELVPVDDACEPKQGPVAANRVVNSKIGYVVGPVCSGASIAAAPIYNNEGVVVVTPSATSPALTDGKNYHFIFRTIGRDDQQGPAAAKFIAEKIKPKKVAVLHDKQSYGQGIAASVRADLQKANIPVALFEGVNAGDSDYSAVITKLKGAGVDFVYYGGYHPEMGLLLRQAAEQGLKVKMMGPEGVGNPEVNAIAGPAVEGMLVTLPADFSANPKNAAVVKAFADKKRNASGAFQLTSFAATQAILAGIKAAGDKPAKVADWLHKSTVDTVLGPVSWNKQGDLNAFDFQVFQWHKDGSKSLAK; the protein is encoded by the coding sequence ATGAGCACTCCGTTCCGCTTGCAAGCCATTGTTGCAGCCTTGGGTCTGGCTAGCGCCGCTTTGGTATCTACCGCCGCAAACGCCCAAATCAAGATCGCCTTGGTCATCCCCACCACAGGCCCTGTGACCCAATACGGCGACATGGTCAAAGAAGGCGCGACCACTGCTGTTGAAATGGCCAACGCCGCCGGCGGCATTGGTGGCAAGAAGATTGAACTGGTGCCCGTGGATGACGCATGTGAACCCAAGCAAGGCCCTGTCGCCGCCAACCGCGTAGTGAACAGCAAGATTGGCTATGTGGTCGGACCCGTCTGCTCGGGTGCATCCATTGCCGCCGCCCCCATCTACAACAACGAAGGCGTGGTGGTGGTAACTCCATCTGCAACATCGCCTGCGCTGACGGATGGCAAAAACTACCACTTCATCTTCCGGACCATCGGCCGTGATGACCAGCAAGGCCCAGCCGCTGCCAAGTTCATCGCTGAAAAAATCAAGCCTAAGAAGGTTGCCGTGCTGCACGACAAGCAGTCTTACGGCCAAGGTATTGCCGCCTCTGTTCGCGCTGACCTGCAAAAAGCCAATATTCCAGTCGCGCTGTTTGAAGGCGTCAATGCTGGTGACAGCGACTACTCCGCCGTCATCACCAAGCTCAAGGGCGCGGGCGTGGACTTTGTCTACTACGGCGGCTACCACCCCGAAATGGGCCTGCTGCTGCGCCAAGCTGCTGAGCAAGGCCTGAAGGTCAAGATGATGGGCCCTGAAGGTGTGGGCAACCCTGAAGTCAACGCCATTGCCGGCCCGGCCGTCGAAGGCATGCTGGTCACCCTGCCCGCAGACTTCTCTGCCAACCCCAAGAATGCAGCCGTAGTGAAGGCTTTTGCTGACAAAAAGCGCAATGCTTCGGGCGCCTTCCAGCTGACATCGTTCGCAGCAACTCAGGCTATTTTGGCCGGCATTAAGGCTGCGGGTGACAAACCTGCCAAGGTAGCTGACTGGCTGCACAAGTCGACTGTGGACACGGTGCTCGGCCCCGTCTCTTGGAACAAGCAAGGCGATTTGAACGCTTTCGACTTCCAAGTGTTCCAGTGGCACAAGGACGGCAGCAAGTCGCTGGCCAAGTAA
- a CDS encoding high-affinity branched-chain amino acid ABC transporter permease LivM yields the protein MKYSFSASFRDALIATVMTAIVVTPVFSLHLERAGMRTQIAPDWRWTIWACVIVFIGQMLKPLLTGKMPKVNLPPLPQMKSGTRNVVIFVVLMMAASWPFFAGRNAVDIATLAMIYVMLGLGLNVVVGFAGLLDLGFVGFYAVGAYTYALLFHWAGWSFWEALPLAGAAAALFGFVLGFPVLRLRGDYLAIVTLGFGEIIRLLLVNLTSITGGPDGISSIPKPTIFGLPITRTPATEGGTTFHQFFGLEFNSMHMVIALYLMALLLAMVTLFISNRLIRMPIGRSWEALREDEIACRSLGMNPMKIKLSAFTLGAMFAGLGGAFFAARQGIVSPESFTFIESALILAIVVLGGMGSQLGVIIAAIILTVLPELAREFSEYRMLIFGLVMILMMVWRPQGLLPMKRHHVEVKP from the coding sequence ATGAAGTACAGCTTTTCCGCCTCCTTTCGCGATGCACTGATTGCCACGGTGATGACGGCCATTGTCGTCACCCCCGTCTTCAGCCTGCATCTAGAACGCGCCGGCATGCGCACCCAGATCGCCCCTGACTGGCGCTGGACGATTTGGGCCTGCGTCATTGTCTTCATCGGTCAAATGCTCAAGCCGCTGCTCACCGGCAAGATGCCCAAGGTCAACCTGCCGCCACTGCCGCAAATGAAGTCGGGCACCCGCAATGTCGTCATCTTCGTGGTGCTGATGATGGCCGCTTCCTGGCCCTTCTTCGCCGGCCGCAATGCGGTAGACATTGCCACACTGGCCATGATTTACGTGATGCTGGGCTTGGGCCTGAACGTGGTCGTGGGCTTTGCCGGTCTGCTGGACTTGGGCTTTGTGGGTTTTTACGCCGTGGGCGCCTACACCTACGCCCTGCTCTTTCACTGGGCTGGCTGGTCATTCTGGGAGGCACTGCCACTGGCCGGTGCAGCTGCAGCGCTGTTTGGCTTTGTGCTGGGCTTTCCGGTACTGCGCCTACGCGGTGACTATCTGGCCATTGTGACGCTGGGTTTTGGTGAAATCATCCGCTTGTTGCTGGTCAACCTGACCAGCATCACTGGGGGCCCAGACGGTATCTCCAGCATCCCCAAGCCCACGATTTTTGGCCTGCCCATTACACGCACCCCAGCCACCGAAGGTGGAACCACCTTTCACCAATTCTTTGGCTTGGAGTTCAACTCCATGCACATGGTGATTGCGCTGTACCTGATGGCGCTACTGCTGGCCATGGTGACGCTGTTTATCAGCAATCGCCTAATCCGCATGCCCATTGGCCGCTCTTGGGAAGCCCTGCGCGAAGACGAAATCGCCTGCCGCTCGCTGGGCATGAACCCCATGAAGATCAAGCTCTCAGCCTTCACGCTGGGTGCCATGTTTGCAGGCTTGGGCGGCGCTTTCTTTGCCGCGCGCCAAGGCATCGTCAGCCCCGAGTCCTTTACCTTCATCGAATCTGCACTGATTTTGGCCATCGTGGTGCTGGGCGGTATGGGCTCGCAACTGGGCGTCATCATCGCCGCCATCATCTTGACCGTGCTGCCCGAGCTCGCCCGCGAATTCTCTGAATACCGCATGCTGATTTTTGGTCTGGTCATGATTTTGATGATGGTCTGGCGCCCGCAAGGTCTGCTTCCTATGAAGCGCCATCATGTGGAGGTGAAACCATGA
- the livG gene encoding high-affinity branched-chain amino acid ABC transporter ATP-binding protein LivG, producing MSEYLLEVKDLCMRFGGLLAVDHVGFNVRPQEVFAIIGPNGAGKTTVFNCISGFYQPSEGSVILNGQSIAGQSSHQVANHGVVRTFQNVRLFKSMTALENLLVAQHRTGRVNLISGLFNTPAYRRAEEEKVENALQWLDVMGLRQFANREAGNLAYGHQRRLEIARCMITKPRVLMLDEPAAGLNPQEKKDLQQLIDQLRKQYGVAVLLIEHDMGLVMGVSERILVMEYGKPIAMGLPEAIRNDERVIKAYLGEA from the coding sequence ATGAGCGAGTATTTGCTAGAAGTCAAAGACCTGTGCATGCGCTTTGGCGGCCTGCTGGCGGTAGACCATGTGGGCTTTAACGTGCGCCCGCAAGAAGTCTTTGCCATCATCGGCCCTAACGGCGCAGGCAAGACCACGGTGTTTAACTGCATCAGCGGTTTCTACCAGCCCTCAGAGGGCTCCGTCATCTTGAACGGGCAAAGCATTGCCGGACAAAGCAGCCACCAGGTGGCAAACCACGGCGTGGTTCGCACCTTCCAAAACGTGCGCTTATTCAAAAGCATGACAGCTCTTGAAAACCTGCTGGTCGCGCAGCACCGCACGGGCCGGGTCAACCTGATCAGCGGCCTGTTCAACACACCCGCTTATCGCCGCGCGGAAGAGGAAAAGGTCGAAAACGCCTTGCAATGGCTGGACGTCATGGGCCTGCGCCAATTTGCCAACCGCGAAGCAGGCAACCTGGCCTATGGTCACCAGCGCCGCCTGGAGATTGCGCGCTGCATGATTACCAAGCCCCGCGTGCTGATGCTCGATGAGCCCGCCGCCGGTCTGAACCCGCAAGAGAAAAAAGACCTGCAGCAACTCATTGACCAGCTGCGCAAGCAATACGGCGTGGCCGTGCTGCTGATTGAGCACGATATGGGCTTGGTCATGGGCGTGTCTGAGCGCATTTTGGTCATGGAATACGGCAAGCCCATCGCCATGGGCCTGCCGGAAGCCATTCGCAATGATGAACGGGTCATCAAGGCCTATTTGGGAGAGGCTTGA
- a CDS encoding tripartite tricarboxylate transporter substrate binding protein has translation MFRQILISTAFIASTGLSFSAAAQDLAKDYPNKPVRMIVPFPPGGGTDILSRVIASKLTEVSKWSIVPDNRAGAGGTMGISEAVKSAPTGYDMVMGQKDNVVLGPYLYKSLLWNPTRDLTPVAHVAYTPIVIATAANSPYKTLADVIAAAKKNPSKITYGSPGNGTSIHLSAVMLEKAAGIQLTHVPYKGSSPAMMDALSGNVDLLVSSVPSAIAQIKAGKMRAIAVTSAARSSSLPDTPTLAESGLKGFNVSTWYGIFMPRNTPTPIVNKVNAEVNKLLAMPEVKEAILTQGAEPKAMSVQAFNDFFQADFKANKAIVEASGASIQ, from the coding sequence ATGTTTCGCCAAATCCTCATCAGCACAGCCTTCATCGCAAGCACAGGCTTGAGCTTTTCTGCCGCTGCACAAGACCTCGCCAAAGACTATCCGAACAAACCGGTTCGCATGATCGTTCCCTTCCCTCCAGGCGGCGGCACCGATATCTTGTCCCGCGTGATTGCCAGCAAGCTCACTGAAGTTAGCAAATGGAGCATCGTGCCTGATAACCGCGCCGGTGCGGGCGGCACCATGGGCATTAGCGAAGCCGTCAAATCTGCCCCCACGGGCTACGACATGGTCATGGGCCAAAAAGACAATGTGGTTTTAGGCCCCTATTTGTACAAAAGTCTGCTTTGGAACCCCACACGCGATCTGACGCCTGTAGCCCACGTGGCTTACACCCCCATCGTGATTGCCACAGCAGCCAACTCGCCCTACAAAACGCTGGCCGATGTGATTGCTGCTGCTAAGAAGAATCCTTCAAAGATCACTTACGGGTCACCGGGCAACGGCACCAGCATTCACTTATCCGCCGTGATGCTGGAAAAAGCCGCAGGCATTCAACTCACGCATGTGCCTTACAAAGGCTCCAGCCCTGCCATGATGGATGCACTGTCTGGCAATGTGGACCTGCTGGTGTCTTCCGTGCCCTCGGCCATCGCCCAAATCAAGGCCGGCAAGATGCGCGCCATAGCCGTAACATCCGCCGCCCGCTCCAGCTCGTTGCCTGACACGCCGACTCTGGCCGAATCTGGCCTCAAAGGCTTTAATGTGAGCACCTGGTACGGCATCTTCATGCCTCGCAACACGCCCACGCCCATCGTGAACAAGGTCAACGCTGAAGTGAACAAGCTGTTGGCCATGCCTGAAGTCAAGGAAGCTATCTTGACCCAAGGCGCTGAGCCTAAGGCCATGAGCGTGCAGGCGTTCAACGACTTCTTCCAAGCTGACTTCAAGGCCAACAAGGCCATTGTTGAGGCTTCAGGCGCTAGTATTCAGTAA
- a CDS encoding ABC transporter ATP-binding protein, whose amino-acid sequence MSQPMLQLEQVSTHYGAICAVNQVSLHVNQGEIVTLIGSNGAGKTSLLMTLCGNPRASSGRIMFEGEDITQMSTHHIMRRGIAISPEGRRVFKDLTVTENLQMGAFFLNKSEIAEGIEHVFKLFPRLQERATQRSGTMSGGEQQMLAIGRALMSKPRLLLLDEPTLGLAPLIIAQIFEIIQTIRAAGVTVFLVEQNANRALQIADRGYVLETGKVVLEDTGANLLSNDDVRKAYLGH is encoded by the coding sequence ATGAGTCAGCCTATGTTGCAACTGGAGCAGGTCTCCACCCACTACGGCGCCATCTGCGCAGTCAACCAAGTGAGCTTGCATGTCAATCAAGGCGAGATCGTTACCTTGATTGGCAGTAACGGCGCGGGTAAAACCTCGCTGCTAATGACCTTGTGCGGCAACCCACGAGCCAGCAGTGGACGCATTATGTTTGAGGGCGAGGACATCACCCAGATGTCTACCCATCACATCATGCGGCGCGGCATTGCCATCTCTCCTGAAGGCCGGCGCGTCTTCAAAGACCTGACGGTGACAGAGAACCTGCAAATGGGCGCTTTTTTTCTGAACAAGAGCGAAATCGCCGAGGGCATTGAGCATGTCTTCAAGCTCTTTCCCCGTTTGCAAGAACGCGCCACGCAGCGCTCGGGCACCATGTCCGGCGGCGAGCAGCAGATGCTGGCCATTGGCCGTGCGCTGATGAGCAAGCCTCGCCTGCTGCTGCTCGATGAGCCCACGCTGGGCCTGGCCCCGCTGATCATTGCGCAGATCTTCGAGATCATTCAGACCATTCGCGCTGCGGGCGTGACGGTGTTCCTTGTCGAGCAAAACGCCAACCGCGCCTTGCAAATTGCCGATCGCGGCTATGTGTTGGAAACCGGCAAGGTGGTGCTCGAAGATACCGGAGCCAACCTGCTGAGCAACGACGATGTGCGCAAGGCTTACTTAGGCCATTGA
- a CDS encoding universal stress protein, producing the protein MFNHILVPVDGSKPSLLAARKAAELAKVFGSSVTAVYVVDPYPFTGVGADFAYGQSQYLSAATAEADTALNLVKAIMQEEGQSVTTLVSEAHGVHEGIVSTMVSVGADLIVMGSQGRRGLEKLMLGSVTQRVLGAVKIPVLVVRE; encoded by the coding sequence ATGTTCAATCATATTTTGGTTCCGGTCGATGGCTCCAAGCCGTCCCTCTTAGCCGCGCGCAAGGCGGCAGAACTTGCCAAGGTGTTTGGCAGTTCGGTCACGGCGGTCTATGTAGTGGATCCTTATCCCTTCACCGGCGTGGGCGCAGACTTTGCCTATGGCCAGTCGCAATACCTGAGTGCCGCCACGGCGGAAGCAGATACAGCGCTCAATCTCGTTAAAGCCATCATGCAAGAAGAGGGCCAGAGCGTGACTACCTTGGTGAGCGAGGCGCATGGGGTGCACGAAGGGATTGTGAGCACCATGGTCAGCGTAGGTGCAGACCTGATCGTGATGGGCTCGCAAGGCCGCCGAGGACTGGAAAAGCTGATGCTGGGTAGCGTCACCCAGCGCGTGCTGGGTGCGGTCAAGATCCCCGTCTTGGTTGTGCGTGAATAA